The Flaviramulus sp. BrNp1-15 genome has a window encoding:
- a CDS encoding CBS domain-containing protein, translated as MIRKSPISMIMTEHVITLKKNDSLEKAEHLFKKHHIRHIPVVTDNVVVGMLSQTDLLRLSFTDFSNDVDGDTDALVYNMFTIKQVMKSNIVTVPSSKSIKEVAEILSTKEFHALPVVDNNKLVGIITTTDLIKYLLKQF; from the coding sequence ATGATACGAAAATCGCCAATTTCAATGATAATGACTGAACATGTTATTACTTTGAAAAAGAATGACAGTCTTGAAAAGGCAGAGCATCTTTTTAAAAAACATCATATAAGACATATACCTGTGGTAACAGATAATGTAGTTGTTGGAATGTTAAGTCAAACAGATTTACTTAGATTAAGTTTTACAGATTTTTCTAATGATGTAGATGGAGATACCGATGCTTTGGTTTATAATATGTTTACTATAAAACAAGTAATGAAGAGTAATATTGTTACCGTTCCGTCATCTAAATCTATAAAAGAAGTCGCAGAAATCTTGTCAACAAAAGAGTTTCATGCTTTACCTGTAGTTGATAATAACAAACTTGTTGGTATAATAACAACAACAGATCTCATTAAATATTTACTTAAACAATTTTAA
- a CDS encoding zinc-dependent peptidase: MENFDITSKIILYIFFVIMLVIFLRYTFKMVEMAYVLKYKKPLYNHFYFNLKKLNKEEKSVLKNQFPFYKKLTDKEKRYFEHRVSSFIKDKDFIGREDFEITDEIKVLVSATAIMLTFGFRDFYIDFISKIVIYPNEFFSNTNSVYHKGEFNPKLKTLVLSWEDFKLGFDDENDNLNLGIHEFTHAIHLSSLKDRDVSSIIFLDTFKELTTFISRNETLRKKLIDSGYFREYAFTNQFEFLSVLIENFIETPNEFRALFPDIYNKTKQMLNFNFAGY; encoded by the coding sequence ATGGAAAATTTTGATATCACAAGTAAAATAATTCTCTATATTTTCTTTGTAATAATGCTTGTTATTTTCTTGCGTTATACATTTAAAATGGTTGAAATGGCATATGTTTTAAAGTATAAAAAACCATTATATAATCACTTTTATTTTAATTTGAAAAAATTAAATAAAGAAGAGAAATCTGTTTTAAAAAATCAATTTCCATTTTATAAAAAACTTACAGATAAAGAAAAGCGTTATTTTGAGCATCGTGTATCTTCTTTCATAAAAGATAAAGATTTTATTGGTAGAGAGGATTTTGAGATTACTGATGAAATTAAAGTTCTTGTTTCTGCAACAGCAATAATGCTAACTTTTGGGTTTAGAGATTTTTATATTGATTTTATTTCAAAAATTGTTATTTATCCAAATGAGTTTTTTTCAAATACTAACAGTGTTTATCATAAGGGAGAATTTAATCCAAAATTAAAAACACTAGTATTATCTTGGGAAGATTTTAAGCTTGGGTTTGATGATGAAAATGATAATTTAAATTTAGGAATTCATGAGTTTACACATGCAATTCATTTAAGTAGTTTAAAAGATCGTGATGTAAGTTCAATTATATTTTTAGACACTTTTAAAGAACTAACAACTTTTATTTCAAGAAATGAAACCTTACGTAAAAAACTCATAGACTCAGGATATTTTAGAGAATATGCTTTTACTAATCAATTTGAATTTCTTTCAGTGCTCATAGAAAACTTTATAGAAACACCTAATGAGTTTAGAGCTTTATTCCCAGATATTTACAATAAAACCAAACAAATGCTAAATTTTAATTTCGCAGGATATTAG
- a CDS encoding alginate export family protein, translating into MKKQYIILGLLLSFIQLAQAQFTLDGEFRPRAEYRHGFGSIIPEAAEPGFGISARARLNAGYKTEAYKLYLSFQDIMVWGENRQILPYDQNNSFAVFQAWAELNLGSGWSTKLGRQVLSYDDQRILGGLDWAQQGRNHDAALIKYKKDKFVLDLAFAFNQDYSNPTGFVSVGNQYNTSGFFSYKTMQMAHLSQAWGNFSGSLLLMNNGFQNDASGLNDVANLQTIGTYLKYNKGAFGLAANAYLQTGEAIYGTSYKDVSAYLLGLDLTYKTSDKVTLGAGVEVISGNDETDASKTGAFFPLYGTNHKFNGFMDYFYVGNHANSVGLFDVHVSANFKLGETSSLLVKALNFSGEQDLASGEKSLGTEIDLVYKKQFKGYALVAGYSHLFPSDGMYELKGVTEAEAASGQNWAWAMIVIKPKFIN; encoded by the coding sequence ATGAAAAAACAATACATAATTTTAGGACTATTACTGAGTTTTATACAATTAGCTCAAGCACAATTTACATTAGATGGAGAATTTAGACCAAGAGCTGAATACCGTCATGGATTTGGAAGCATTATACCAGAAGCTGCAGAACCAGGATTTGGTATTTCTGCCAGAGCAAGATTAAATGCTGGGTATAAGACAGAAGCTTACAAATTATACTTAAGCTTCCAAGATATTATGGTTTGGGGAGAAAACAGACAAATTTTACCTTACGATCAAAATAACTCATTTGCAGTTTTTCAGGCTTGGGCAGAACTAAATTTAGGCAGCGGATGGTCTACTAAATTAGGACGTCAAGTATTGTCTTATGACGATCAGCGTATCCTTGGAGGGTTAGATTGGGCTCAGCAAGGGCGTAATCATGATGCGGCATTAATAAAATATAAAAAAGATAAGTTTGTTTTAGACCTTGCTTTCGCTTTTAATCAAGATTATTCTAATCCTACAGGTTTTGTTAGTGTAGGTAATCAGTATAATACATCAGGTTTTTTCTCTTATAAAACTATGCAAATGGCTCATTTAAGTCAAGCTTGGGGAAATTTTTCTGGTAGTTTGTTATTAATGAATAACGGGTTTCAAAATGATGCAAGTGGTTTAAATGATGTAGCAAATTTGCAAACAATTGGTACTTATTTAAAATATAATAAAGGGGCGTTTGGTTTAGCTGCAAATGCTTATTTGCAAACTGGTGAAGCAATTTATGGAACATCATACAAAGACGTAAGTGCTTATTTGTTAGGTCTTGATTTAACTTATAAAACTTCTGATAAAGTTACTTTAGGAGCCGGTGTTGAGGTTATTAGTGGAAATGACGAAACAGATGCATCTAAAACAGGAGCATTTTTTCCATTGTACGGAACCAATCATAAATTTAATGGGTTTATGGATTACTTCTACGTAGGTAATCATGCAAATTCAGTTGGATTGTTCGATGTGCACGTAAGTGCAAACTTTAAATTAGGAGAAACATCTAGTTTATTGGTTAAGGCTTTAAATTTTAGCGGAGAACAAGATTTAGCAAGTGGAGAAAAATCGTTGGGTACCGAAATAGATTTAGTTTACAAAAAACAGTTTAAAGGGTATGCCCTTGTAGCGGGGTATTCACATTTATTTCCATCTGATGGTATGTATGAGTTAAAAGGGGTTACCGAAGCAGAAGCAGCAAGCGGACAAAATTGGGCTTGGGCAATGATAGTTATTAAGCCTAAATTTATAAACTAA
- a CDS encoding HPP family protein produces the protein MRQSAPVSDIMTKNIIALTRSDDLQRAETLFNRHKIKHMPVVSGETIIGMLSYTDLMRISFAETSDDSNGNVDSVVYNMFTIEQVMVKNVVTVTSDTSIKEVAQILAEREFHALPVVDEGTLVGIVTTTDLLYYLVKQF, from the coding sequence ATGAGACAAAGCGCGCCAGTATCAGATATAATGACTAAAAATATTATTGCATTAACAAGATCTGACGATTTACAACGAGCAGAAACTCTTTTTAACAGACACAAAATAAAGCATATGCCTGTAGTTTCTGGTGAAACTATTATTGGAATGCTTAGTTATACAGATTTAATGCGAATTAGTTTTGCTGAAACTTCAGACGATTCTAATGGTAATGTCGATTCTGTGGTATATAATATGTTTACCATAGAACAAGTTATGGTTAAAAATGTAGTTACCGTTACCAGTGATACCAGTATAAAAGAAGTAGCACAAATTTTAGCAGAACGAGAATTTCATGCTTTACCAGTAGTTGATGAAGGAACTTTGGTAGGTATAGTGACCACTACAGATTTACTATACTATTTAGTAAAACAATTTTAA
- the rpe gene encoding ribulose-phosphate 3-epimerase, translated as MNSKLIAPSILAADFANLQRDIEMVNKSEADWFHIDIMDGVFVPNISYGMPVLKAITKHAKKTIDVHLMIIDPDRYIKTFAELGSNILTVHYEACTHLHRTLQAIKAEGMKAGVALNPHTNINVLEDTINDIDLVLIMSVNPGFGGQSFIENTYNKIKQLKTLIDKKGASTIIEIDGGVTNKNIKQLVDTGADVFVAGSHVFKSNNQTETIKELKTIANS; from the coding sequence ATGAATTCTAAATTAATAGCACCTTCAATTTTAGCAGCAGATTTTGCCAATCTCCAACGTGATATAGAAATGGTAAATAAAAGTGAAGCTGATTGGTTTCATATAGATATTATGGACGGTGTGTTTGTACCTAATATTTCTTACGGGATGCCTGTTCTAAAAGCTATTACAAAACATGCTAAAAAAACTATTGATGTACATTTAATGATTATAGATCCTGACAGATATATTAAAACTTTCGCTGAATTAGGAAGTAATATATTAACTGTGCATTATGAAGCTTGTACACATTTACATAGAACACTACAAGCTATTAAAGCAGAAGGTATGAAAGCTGGTGTAGCACTAAACCCTCATACTAATATTAATGTTTTAGAAGACACTATAAATGATATAGATTTAGTCCTTATTATGAGTGTTAATCCTGGTTTTGGTGGACAAAGTTTTATTGAAAACACGTACAATAAAATAAAACAGCTAAAAACATTGATTGATAAAAAAGGTGCTTCTACTATTATTGAAATTGATGGTGGTGTTACAAACAAAAATATTAAACAATTAGTTGATACTGGCGCTGATGTTTTTGTAGCTGGTAGTCACGTTTTTAAAAGTAATAATCAAACTGAAACTATTAAAGAATTAAAAACAATTGCTAATTCTTAA
- a CDS encoding BLUF domain-containing protein — translation MSDSRNYESLENLKALYTKAKENNAKHNITGVLIYHNGNFLQVLEGQRDHVDYTYEKIRLDSRHKNILKVINIDVEQRIFEDYNFGFTVVDDIKEFNQLHEYLEWLKNAENKLANKVITMVENFIRTIG, via the coding sequence ATGAGTGACTCAAGAAATTATGAGTCACTAGAAAACCTCAAAGCTTTATACACAAAAGCAAAGGAAAATAATGCTAAACATAATATAACTGGAGTTTTAATTTACCACAATGGAAATTTTCTACAAGTACTAGAAGGACAAAGAGACCATGTAGATTATACATATGAAAAAATTAGATTAGATTCTAGACATAAGAACATTCTTAAAGTAATTAATATTGATGTGGAACAACGTATTTTTGAAGATTATAATTTTGGATTTACCGTTGTTGATGATATTAAGGAATTTAACCAACTTCATGAATATCTTGAATGGTTAAAAAATGCAGAAAACAAACTTGCTAATAAAGTAATCACAATGGTAGAAAATTTTATTCGTACCATCGGCTAA
- a CDS encoding ABC transporter ATP-binding protein, whose protein sequence is MSITTIDKNEVRIENGLFEPSRVMLDLKNLKKVYPTPKGDYTVLEDLNLQIMKEEFVTIIGHSGCGKTTMLSMIAGLNPISGGNISVLGSHIKGPGPDRGVIFQSPSLMPWMTSLQNVLLGVNQVFPSATKAQRNDIAKYYLQKVGLEDAFNKKASELSQGMQQRVGIARAFAIKPKVLLLDEPFGMLDSLTRGELQDILIEIWNKEKITAVMITHDVDEAIFLADRVVMMTSGPRAKIGDILNIDFERPRTRKDVLEHNDYYKYRKHLIDFLEH, encoded by the coding sequence ATGAGTATAACAACAATAGATAAAAATGAAGTAAGAATTGAAAATGGTCTTTTTGAGCCTTCCAGAGTTATGTTGGATCTAAAAAACCTTAAGAAAGTATACCCAACGCCCAAAGGTGATTACACAGTTTTAGAAGATTTAAATCTTCAGATAATGAAGGAGGAATTTGTAACCATAATTGGGCACTCTGGTTGTGGTAAAACTACTATGCTTTCTATGATTGCTGGGTTAAATCCTATTTCTGGTGGTAATATTTCAGTATTAGGTAGTCATATAAAAGGTCCAGGACCAGATAGAGGTGTTATTTTTCAATCCCCTAGTTTAATGCCTTGGATGACCTCGCTTCAAAATGTTTTACTTGGTGTAAATCAAGTATTTCCAAGTGCAACTAAAGCGCAACGAAACGATATTGCTAAATATTATCTTCAAAAGGTTGGACTAGAAGATGCTTTTAATAAAAAGGCTTCAGAGTTATCTCAAGGGATGCAGCAACGTGTTGGAATCGCACGAGCATTTGCCATAAAACCTAAAGTGTTATTGTTAGATGAACCTTTTGGAATGTTAGATTCTTTAACCAGAGGTGAGTTGCAAGATATTTTAATTGAAATATGGAATAAAGAAAAAATTACAGCGGTTATGATTACTCATGATGTAGATGAGGCTATTTTTTTAGCAGACCGAGTGGTTATGATGACAAGTGGACCTAGAGCAAAAATTGGAGATATTTTAAATATAGATTTTGAAAGACCTAGAACACGCAAAGATGTTTTAGAACACAACGATTATTATAAATACAGAAAACATCTTATTGATTTTCTAGAACATTAA
- a CDS encoding ABC transporter ATP-binding protein, which produces MAYLELNNIYKTYGQGDNATQVLSNINLSIEEGEFVAIVGFTGSGKTTLVNLINGLLQPTSGEVLFKGEPVSGTSHERGVIFQNYSLLPWLTVEQNVLMAVKEAFPKKSKTELKSIVAEYVEMVSLTPAINKRPKELSGGMRQRVAVARALAMKPEMIIMDEPLGALDALTRGNLQDEILNIWGKDKRTALLITNDVDEGIYMADRIIPLRPGPNATLGPEFKIEIERPRDKTELNDNPNFKKTRNAIIEYLMDIGNERKSEAQDLIVLPDLEPKSFVGRF; this is translated from the coding sequence ATGGCATATTTAGAATTAAATAATATTTATAAAACATACGGTCAAGGTGATAATGCTACTCAAGTGCTTTCAAATATCAACTTGTCAATAGAAGAAGGGGAGTTTGTTGCCATTGTTGGTTTTACGGGAAGCGGAAAAACAACCTTAGTAAACCTAATAAACGGACTTTTGCAACCTACATCTGGCGAAGTTTTGTTTAAGGGAGAACCCGTATCAGGTACTAGTCATGAACGAGGAGTTATTTTTCAGAATTACTCATTATTACCATGGCTTACAGTAGAACAGAATGTGCTTATGGCTGTTAAAGAAGCATTTCCAAAGAAAAGTAAAACGGAGTTAAAAAGCATTGTTGCAGAATATGTTGAAATGGTAAGTTTAACACCTGCAATTAACAAACGTCCAAAAGAATTATCAGGAGGAATGCGTCAGCGTGTTGCTGTAGCCAGAGCTTTGGCTATGAAACCCGAAATGATAATTATGGATGAGCCTCTTGGTGCTTTAGATGCTTTAACTCGAGGAAATCTTCAAGATGAAATTTTAAACATTTGGGGTAAAGATAAGCGGACAGCTTTGTTGATTACTAATGATGTTGATGAAGGTATTTATATGGCAGATAGAATTATACCATTAAGACCCGGACCAAATGCAACATTAGGACCAGAATTTAAAATTGAAATAGAACGCCCAAGAGATAAAACTGAACTTAATGATAATCCAAATTTCAAAAAAACACGAAATGCCATTATAGAATATTTAATGGATATAGGAAACGAAAGAAAATCTGAAGCGCAAGACTTAATTGTTTTACCAGATTTAGAGCCTAAAAGTTTTGTTGGACGATTTTAA